The following proteins are encoded in a genomic region of Papaver somniferum cultivar HN1 unplaced genomic scaffold, ASM357369v1 unplaced-scaffold_10, whole genome shotgun sequence:
- the LOC113326298 gene encoding uncharacterized protein LOC113326298, whose product MQEAGQSPLSENLLTQPFPRKCSLPTFTTPFTGIGDAIEHLRTYRMTLTQWDRYDVVLCKFSPSNLRDETLMWFNNFSRGSVRSFAHLSELFLETYIHNSRVKPEVDALFQLNLGPNKSYIRCRKLCAEIVRVPEAYAILGFKNSLRKTDPIFVRMYEIMPKNLGKLREIQKDYVSLEELKDGTYDKLVKGSSRGANMVEPPNPQVPAQGAGRPNNGSTQFDKHRSGGWKGRDQAQQKKGKFVDPVYTKRNTPISEILKKIDGKYKITYP is encoded by the coding sequence ATGCAGGAGGCAGGACAATCCCCTTTGTCCGAGAACCTACTAACAcaaccatttccaaggaaatGTTCCCTCCCGACGTTCACAACCCCATTCACTGGAATCGGGGATGCAATTGAACATCTTAGAACTTATCGCATGACACTAACCCAGTGGGATCGATACGATGTGGTGTTGTGTAAGTTTTCCCCATCTAATCTAAGAGACGAGACCCTAATGTGGTTCAATAATTTTTCTAGAGGATCAGTTAGATCATTCGCTCACCTATCCGAGCTGTTCTTAGAAACATACATTCACAATAGTAGAGTCAAGCCTGAAGTTGACGCACTGTTCCAGTTGAACCTAGGACCAAATAAATCGTATATTCGTTGTAGAAAACTATGCGCCGAGATCGTAAGAGTCCCGGAGGCCTACGCAATCTTGGGCTTCAAAAATAGTCTGAGAAAGACAGACCCTATATTCGTCCGCATGTATGAAATCATGCCAAAGAATCTGGGAAAGTTaagagaaatccagaaggacTATGTGTCTCTTGAAGAACTTAAAGACGGTACCTATGATAAACTGGTAAAAGGAAGCAGTAGAGGAGCAAATATGGTAGAACCACCGAACCCCCAGGTGCCAGCCCAAGGAGCAGGGCGACCCAACAATGGGTCAACCCAGTTCGATAAACATCGGAGTGGAGGATGGAAAGGGCGAGACCAAGCCCAACAAAAGAAAGGAAAATTTGTGGACCCAGTCTACACAAAACGAAACACCCCCATATCCGAGATCCTTAAGAAGATCGACGGGAAATACAAAATCACTTACCCATAG